A stretch of the uncultured Desulfobacter sp. genome encodes the following:
- the serC gene encoding 3-phosphoserine/phosphohydroxythreonine transaminase, translating into MTDQRIINFNAGPAALPLPVLEEIQASFLNFSNSGMSITEISHRSSYFDDVINDAVDRAKRLLGLDDQYHVLFLQGGASLQFAMIPMNFLSGDQSADYVNTGTWSTKAIKEAKIQNKKHVVVASSEDKDFSYIPENIPFSKDAKYVHITSNNTIKGTQFAEFPDTGGVPIIADMSSDIFSRPLPLEKFGMIYAGAQKNLGPSGTCVVILRKDLLETGNADLPSMLKYSTYAEKNSMYNTPPCFGIYTIDLVLKWIEEEMGGLEKMEAYNKEKAGLLYDFMEASNFYRATAAQGSRSLMNVTFRLPSEELEQKFIKEATAKGLGGLKGHRSVGGCRASIYNATTIEGIKTLVEFMEAFQKEAK; encoded by the coding sequence GCCGGACCTGCGGCCTTGCCTCTGCCTGTCCTTGAAGAAATTCAGGCCTCTTTTTTGAATTTCAGCAATTCAGGCATGTCCATCACAGAAATCAGCCACAGATCTTCTTATTTTGATGATGTCATCAATGATGCCGTAGACCGGGCCAAACGTCTTTTAGGTCTGGATGACCAATACCATGTGCTTTTCCTCCAAGGTGGGGCGTCTTTACAGTTTGCCATGATTCCCATGAATTTTCTTTCCGGGGATCAAAGCGCCGACTATGTGAATACCGGGACATGGTCCACCAAAGCCATCAAAGAGGCAAAAATCCAGAATAAAAAGCATGTGGTTGTGGCCTCTTCCGAGGACAAGGATTTTTCATATATTCCTGAAAATATCCCCTTCAGCAAAGATGCAAAATATGTCCACATTACCTCTAATAACACGATTAAAGGAACCCAGTTTGCTGAATTCCCAGACACCGGTGGGGTTCCCATTATTGCGGATATGTCTTCTGATATTTTTTCACGCCCCCTTCCCTTGGAAAAATTCGGCATGATTTACGCCGGTGCCCAGAAAAATTTAGGCCCCTCCGGTACCTGTGTGGTGATTTTGCGCAAAGACTTGCTGGAAACAGGCAATGCAGATCTGCCTTCCATGCTCAAGTATTCCACCTATGCAGAAAAGAACTCCATGTACAATACCCCGCCATGTTTCGGTATCTATACCATTGATTTGGTCCTCAAGTGGATTGAAGAGGAGATGGGCGGCCTTGAAAAGATGGAAGCGTATAATAAGGAAAAAGCAGGGTTGTTATACGATTTTATGGAGGCAAGTAATTTTTACCGGGCCACCGCAGCCCAAGGTTCAAGATCCCTGATGAACGTAACCTTCCGTCTGCCCAGTGAAGAGCTTGAACAAAAATTTATAAAAGAGGCAACAGCCAAAGGCCTTGGCGGTCTCAAGGGGCACAGATCCGTAGGCGGATGCAGGGCATCCATTTATAACGCCACCACCATAGAGGGCATTAAAACCCTGGTCGAATTCATGGAAGCGTTTCAAAAGGAGGCTAAATAA